The genomic region TCAAGATCCGTTTCGAAACTTTTTATCTTTTCCCGTTCGGTGGTTTCGAGCGAAAACTCCTTGAGTTTGGAATTGTTCGTTTGGATCTCCTGAAAATAGGAAAGAATTTTTTGATTTTCTTCTTCGATCAAAACCAAGTCGATCGTCGAAACCTCGGAGGAAAGAGTCAATTCGATCAGAATCAGTTTTTCCAAGGTGAGATTTAAAAGCTGTGATTTCGGTTGAGAATGATCGATCATCGAACGGATCGTTTTTCGATAAACGAACGTATTGTATACGGTGAGCGCCGAGGAAAGAATAAACATCCCTATGATCGCTCCGAAGCTGAGACGAAGTCTGGTTTTTATACCGATGTTGCCGAGTAAGTTCACTGTAAATTGGAAAGAATTTTTGGATCGTTATTTGGACTTGGATATGAGATTGATGTACGAGATCAAATCCCGGATCTGTTCTTCGGACAATTCTTCTTTCCACGGAGGCATAAAGGGAGAACGTCCCACGCCCGCTCCTCCGTTCCGGATGATCTCTTCCTTTTGAACGTCGGTAAGTTTCGTGATCGTAAGATTGGCCGGAGGAGGAACCTTTCCCACCGCGAGGCGGCCTTTTCCGTCTCCGGATTCTCCGTGACAAAGGACACAATACGTGCGGAACACGATGCTTCCTCGAACCGCAGACTTTTCCTTGGAATCCAAAGCCGACAAAGAAACCGCCGGAACCAGAACGGAAACTAATATTAGAAAATTAAAATATACTTTTATCATTGTACGTCGATCGTCATCTTCATCTCGGGATGAATCGCACACTGAACCGTGACCTTTCCCGTTTTTTCAAATTTTACTTTTTGAGTTTGTCCTTTCGAATAGGAACCCAAGTCGAAAATTTTTACGGGAGAAAGGGAATATACGTTGTGATAAAACGTGTCGAAGTTCGGAAAACTCACCGTGTCTCCGACCTTGATCTTCAAAGCGTCCACGGTAAAAGCCTTGTTTTTCTGTCCCACTTCGTGTTCCGCGGCGAACAATCCGGTTCCGCAAAACGCGGCCGCAATCAAAAAAATTTTCAAACCTTTCAACATTCCATTCTCCTAATTTAATAATTCTGAATTTATTTTGGAAATTTCAAACGCAACCGCGAAGGAGATTCTCCCGAAAATTCCGAACTCGGCGGCGATTCGTTTCATCTCGGTAACGCCGGGATCGAAATCGCGATTCGTTTTCCGCTCAAGGATTTCATAAACTCGACGAGGTCCGCCTTTTCCTCTTTCGTCAACTTTAGCGGTTTCATGTTCGGATCGAGATTGAAGGAATCGTCCCCTCCCCGATCGTAGTGTTCGACGACTTCTTCCAAGGTGGAATAGCTTCCGTCGTGCATATAAGGACCCGTTAAAGCGACATCGCGAAGACCCGGAGTTTTGAAAGAACCTTTCATAACCTTTACGGGAACCAGGGAGAATCTTCCCGCGTCCTTCCGATTCGATTTCAATCCGATATTGTGAAATCCGTCGTCCGTGAATTGATCGCCTTGATGACAGGCGGAACATTGCGCCTTCCCGTTAAAAAGGGAATATCCTCTTTGAGCCGATTCGGAGATCGAGGCGGGATTTCCTTTTTTCCAAAGATCAAAAGAGGATTCTCCCGAAAGAACGGTTCTTTCAAAATTTGCGATCGCCTTTCCGATCGTTACCGCGCTGATATCCTCTTTCGGATACGCCTTCGCGAAAAGCTCCTTGTAACCGGATATATTCTTTAATTCTAATATAAGTTCGTCTATGTTTTGGTTCATCTCGTCGGGCGAAGCGATCGGCCCCAACGCCTGCGCTTCCAAATTTTCCGCGCGTCCGTCCCAAAACATTTTCTTGCCGTAGGCTGAGTTTAAAATCGTCGGAGTATTTTTTCCGAGAACCTTCATGTTATGACCGATCGCGGTTTTGAGTCCGTCGGACCAACCCAAGCCGGGGTTGTGACAAGACGCACAACTGATCCAATTGGAACCGGAAACGATGGGATCAAAGAATAAGGTTTTTCCCAACAAGATCCGTTCGGGAGTCGGTCGGTTGTCTTCTGGATAAGGATAAGAAACCGTTTCTACGGGTTTAACTGGAGTTTTGGGAGCGATTTCCTTCGTTTCTTCTTTGCAAAGATTGAAAAAGAATAGAACCGATACGAACCATAGAATGTACAAAACTCGAAACAAGTAGGAACTCCTTCGGAAGCGTTTCCACGACCTCCGCTTTAGAATATCCTAATGGACTTCGAGCCGCTACTTGGGTTATAACTTGAGAAATTCCCACTTATAACTCCAAGTTTTTAATCCCGAAAAATTCTTCCGAATCAAAATACGTTCCGTTTGTAAAAGAAGGAGTTCCTACGTTATGATAAATCGGCCTTCCGTTGTATAAGAAGACCGTAATAAAGCGAGGGATTAAGCGCCTAAAATCAGATCGAGAACGACTTTTCCGTCTTCTTCTCCGGTAACCGAGTTCATCGCGCGCTCGGGATGAGGCATCATACCCGCGACCTTGAAGTTTTTAGACGTGATTCCCGCGATCGCATCGAGAGAACCGTTCGGGTTGTCCCCGAAGTAACGGAAGAGAATTCTTCCCTCGTCCTCGAGTTGTTTGAGAACGTCCGATGTCGCATAATAACAACCGTCCGCGTGAGCGATCGGAATTTTCAATTCCTTACCGGCGTCCAAAGAAGCGGTAACGGGATTGGAAGCGGAACCTTTTTTTAAGGTCACCGTTTTACAGATGTATTTGAGGGTTTTATTTCTGGTAAGCGCGCCGGGTAAGAACTCCGCTTCGGTTAAAATCTGAAAACCGTTGCAGATTCCGAAAAGTTTTCCGCCCTTATCCACGTGTTCCTTCACCGATTTCATCACGGGAGAAAAACCGGCCATCGCTCCGGAACGCAGATAATCTCCGTAGGAAAATCCTCCGGGAAGAATGACGAGTTCGTATTTTTTATCGAGTTGATCCCTGTGCCAAACGCGGTCCACTTCGGCCTTGTATTGATCTCTCAAAACGCGGTAGATGTCCGCGTCGCAGTTGGAACCTGGAAAAGTGATTACGGCGACTTTCATATTTTTTGAATATTCGCGGAATATGTTTCTATCACGTGATTTACGAGGATCTTATCGCAGAGTCTTTCCACGTCCTTCTTCGCGGTCGCTTCGTCGGGTGCGTCGATCTTGAGTTCGATGTATTTTCCGACGCGAACGTCCTGAACGGATTTTTCACCGACTTCGGAAAGAACTTTTTTCACGGTGCTTCCCTGCGGATCGAGAACGGATTCTTTGAGGACTACTTGGATTTTTGCGATGTACATGAAAGAATGAGATCCTCTATCTTCTGATATTTTTCTCTCAGCTCTTGGATAAGTCCCGCCGGGAGATCGGGCGCGGGCGGCATCTTGTTCCAGTTCGTGGTTTCGAGATAATTCCTAAGAATCTGCTTATCCAAACTCGGAGGAGAGATCCCGACGGAATACGTATCCGCGGACCAGTACCGGGAAGAATCCGGAGTCAAAAGCTCGTCGATCAGAATGACCTGTCCGTCCAAGATTCCGAATTCGAACTTGGTATCACAAAGAATGATTCCCGCTCTATCGACCACTTCAGAGGCGCGTAAGAAAATGGAAATCGATTTTTCTTTCAGAATTCCGAACAGTTCCTTACCGATTCGATTCTCCATTTCCTTTTCCGAAATGTTTTCGTCGTGGCCCTGATCGTTTTTAACGGCCGGTGTAAAAACGGGCTCGGGAAGTTTTTGGGATTCCTTCAAACCCGAGGGAAGCTTTAGTCCCGCGAGAGTTCCTTCTCCCTTGTATTCTTTCCAACCGGAACCCGCGATGTAACCTCGAACCACACATTCGTAGTCGATCCGTTGACATTTTTTGACAAGAACCGATCTTCCTTCGAGATCGGGATGATCCCGAAACGGAGAAGGAAAATTCTTAACTTCCGTTTCCAAAATATGATTGGGAATATCCTTAAAAAATTCGAACCAGGACGTGGAGATTCGATTCAAAACCTTTCCCTTATCGGGAACGGTCTGCGGAAAAACCACGTCGAACGCGGAGA from Leptospira kmetyi serovar Malaysia str. Bejo-Iso9 harbors:
- a CDS encoding c-type cytochrome, translating into MKVYFNFLILVSVLVPAVSLSALDSKEKSAVRGSIVFRTYCVLCHGESGDGKGRLAVGKVPPPANLTITKLTDVQKEEIIRNGGAGVGRSPFMPPWKEELSEEQIRDLISYINLISKSK
- a CDS encoding phosphoribosylaminoimidazolesuccinocarboxamide synthase; the encoded protein is MNLPNPSYRGKVRDIYDLEDKLILSSSDRISAFDVVFPQTVPDKGKVLNRISTSWFEFFKDIPNHILETEVKNFPSPFRDHPDLEGRSVLVKKCQRIDYECVVRGYIAGSGWKEYKGEGTLAGLKLPSGLKESQKLPEPVFTPAVKNDQGHDENISEKEMENRIGKELFGILKEKSISIFLRASEVVDRAGIILCDTKFEFGILDGQVILIDELLTPDSSRYWSADTYSVGISPPSLDKQILRNYLETTNWNKMPPAPDLPAGLIQELREKYQKIEDLILSCTSQKSK
- the purS gene encoding phosphoribosylformylglycinamidine synthase subunit PurS, coding for MYIAKIQVVLKESVLDPQGSTVKKVLSEVGEKSVQDVRVGKYIELKIDAPDEATAKKDVERLCDKILVNHVIETYSANIQKI
- the purQ gene encoding phosphoribosylformylglycinamidine synthase subunit PurQ gives rise to the protein MKVAVITFPGSNCDADIYRVLRDQYKAEVDRVWHRDQLDKKYELVILPGGFSYGDYLRSGAMAGFSPVMKSVKEHVDKGGKLFGICNGFQILTEAEFLPGALTRNKTLKYICKTVTLKKGSASNPVTASLDAGKELKIPIAHADGCYYATSDVLKQLEDEGRILFRYFGDNPNGSLDAIAGITSKNFKVAGMMPHPERAMNSVTGEEDGKVVLDLILGA
- a CDS encoding methylamine utilization protein, with product MLKGLKIFLIAAAFCGTGLFAAEHEVGQKNKAFTVDALKIKVGDTVSFPNFDTFYHNVYSLSPVKIFDLGSYSKGQTQKVKFEKTGKVTVQCAIHPEMKMTIDVQ
- a CDS encoding cytochrome-c peroxidase, which codes for MFRVLYILWFVSVLFFFNLCKEETKEIAPKTPVKPVETVSYPYPEDNRPTPERILLGKTLFFDPIVSGSNWISCASCHNPGLGWSDGLKTAIGHNMKVLGKNTPTILNSAYGKKMFWDGRAENLEAQALGPIASPDEMNQNIDELILELKNISGYKELFAKAYPKEDISAVTIGKAIANFERTVLSGESSFDLWKKGNPASISESAQRGYSLFNGKAQCSACHQGDQFTDDGFHNIGLKSNRKDAGRFSLVPVKVMKGSFKTPGLRDVALTGPYMHDGSYSTLEEVVEHYDRGGDDSFNLDPNMKPLKLTKEEKADLVEFMKSLSGKRIAISIPALPR